The Nitrospiria bacterium region CTCCTATGCCAATCCTCTGCCCCAAGTTCTGATGCTCACCGCCATTGTGGTGGGTGTGGCAACTCTGGGCGTCTCATTGGCCCTGGTTATTGCCATCTATCACCGGTATAAAACTCTGGAAGAGGATGAACTCGTCAAAAGGCTGGAACCTGGTGAATAGGCCACTACTACGCAGGTCTAACTAAGATTTAAAGAAATGATAAAACATGATGACTAACCTCCCCGCTTTTTTATTTTTAATTCCCTTCGTGGTAGCTATCTCTATGCCCATGGTGGGCCTGATTCGCAAAAACGTCTGCTGGCCTGTGGCACTTGTGGCACTCTCCTCCATGAGTGTGGTTTCTTTTTTTGCTTTTCACCATGTCTATTTGAATGGACCCATCAGTTACCGGTTTGGTGGGTGGGCCCCTCCTCTGGGTATTGAATGGGTATTGGATGGGCTGAGCGCCTTGGTGATGATACTGGTTAGCCTCATGGGCCTTCTGACGGTGTTTTATGCAGGGCCGGGTGTCCAAAAAACCATGAGCCAAAAAATCGTGCCTATTTACACGCTGGTCTTGCTTTTAATTTCAGCGCTGACCGGGATGGTCATGGCCGGGGATCTTTTCAACCTCTTTGTGTTTTTAGAAGTGGCTTCCTTGTCCGCTTATGCATTGGTGGCCGTGGGGGGAGGGCGTGCCTTGATTTCATCTTTCCGCTATTTGATGCTGGGAACCATCGGAGCCTCGTTTTATCTGCTGGGTGTGGGATATCTCTACGCAGCCACCGGAACCCTAAATATGGGAGATCTGTCTCTTCGCCTTTCAGAAATCTTGGAATCCCGTACTGTCCTTTCAGGGGTTGTGTTCCTGCTGATGGGACTGGCGATCAAGATGGCTTTGGTTCCGTTACATGGATGGCTTCCGGACGCTTATGCCCATGCCCCGGAACCCATCTGCCCCATCGTCGCCGCATTAATGACCAAGGTTGCACTTTATGCACTGGTTCGGATCACCTTTTGGGTTTTGGGAATTGAAACCATTTTTGGAAATATTCCTTTTATGGTTTACCTTGGATGGATTGGCGCCATTGCGACATTGGCTGGAGCGCTCCTTGCTCTCTCTGAAAAAAACATCAAGCGCATGTTCGCCTATGGCGGCTTGTCCCATGTTGGGCTTGTGGTGCTGGGTATTAGTCTGGGGAACAAGACCGGTTACACCGGCGGGATTTTTTATTTGTTAAACGATGCGGTGATGCAGGCTGGATTGTTTTTTATAGCAGGGACCCTAATATACCGATACGGGGTAAAAAACGTCTCTGATCTTACTCAAATTGGAGGGAAAATGCCCTGGACGGTAACCGCCTTAATTGTCACAGCATTGTCAATGGTCGGAATCCCTCCCACAGGGGGATTTTTCGGAAAATGGTATCTTGTTCT contains the following coding sequences:
- a CDS encoding proton-conducting transporter membrane subunit produces the protein MMTNLPAFLFLIPFVVAISMPMVGLIRKNVCWPVALVALSSMSVVSFFAFHHVYLNGPISYRFGGWAPPLGIEWVLDGLSALVMILVSLMGLLTVFYAGPGVQKTMSQKIVPIYTLVLLLISALTGMVMAGDLFNLFVFLEVASLSAYALVAVGGGRALISSFRYLMLGTIGASFYLLGVGYLYAATGTLNMGDLSLRLSEILESRTVLSGVVFLLMGLAIKMALVPLHGWLPDAYAHAPEPICPIVAALMTKVALYALVRITFWVLGIETIFGNIPFMVYLGWIGAIATLAGALLALSEKNIKRMFAYGGLSHVGLVVLGISLGNKTGYTGGIFYLLNDAVMQAGLFFIAGTLIYRYGVKNVSDLTQIGGKMPWTVTALIVTALSMVGIPPTGGFFGKWYLVLGALEIGNYLAVAVIIVGTLLTLAFFIKILEKMLFEERQAPKLPGLEAPFPMRLGMGMVVVSILVLGIFSDPTIQLIQNVALPSGF